DNA sequence from the Antarctobacter heliothermus genome:
ATGCGCGGATCTGCCAGAGCGGTACTTTGCGTTGTCCGCAGACAAGGCAGGATGTGACGGCAACCTTGCTGAACTGGGTAAAGCGGCCATTCACCCGGCGCGCCTCGACCGAGGCAACCTGCAATTGTTGGTCAAGAACCATGCGCGCCCCGGACAGCAGGCCGTTTTGCAGGCCCTGATCCAGTTCGGCATAGGTGGCGACCAGAATATTGCCGGTCTCGTCGATGATGCGGATCGGGCCGTCGATGATCAACTGATCGGTTGTGCCGTCATAGACGATGCGCCCGGCGGTCATGCGCACGCCGTCATGAAAGGCTTCGACATTGCCGGTGGCAATCAGCCGTTCGCCGTCTTCGACAAAGACGGCGTCGGCCACGAGCATTGCGGGCAGGGCATCGGCGTCCGGGGCGTCCTGCGCCAAGGCCGGTCCGGCCAGAACGCACAGCACCGCCAGCAGACGGATAAGACGGTCAAACATGCGGGTCATCCGTCCTCCATATGCAGTACCAATCCCATTGCCAGAAGAACCGAGGCGACCGGCGGCACCCATGCCGCGACAAGCGGTGCCAACTGACCGTTTTCCCCCATGATCTGGGCAAAGTTTCGCACATAGTAGAGGCCAAAGCCAAGCAGCACGGCGGACAATATCGCGATTCCGGTGCGGCCCAGCCGCGTGGGCCGCATGGTAAAGGCCGCGCCGATCAGGACCATTGCCATCAGGAACAGAGGGCGGGACAGTTCCATATGCAGCCAGACAACATAGCGACGGGCCGAAAAACCAGCGGTTTCAAGACCCTCGATGAAGGTGGGCAAATCCCAGATCGCCACGGCCGAGGGTTTGCCGAAACGGTCGCGGATGCTGTCCTGTGTCAGATTCGACGGCAGGCGCAGGAACTCATGTTCTTTTGCCCCCGACTCGGGGTTCAGGCCCGGGGTCAGCGGCCATGCCTTGGCGGCGCTCAACTCCCAGAAACCGTCGTCAAGTCGCGCACTGTCGGCAAGGATGCGGGTCGCGGGTCCGCCGTCCGGCGCATATGTGACGATAGAGACATCGAACAGCTCTGTTGCCTCGTCATTGGCGCGGGCGGCATGGATCACCGCCTGACCCAGATCGCCTCCCTGCCGTAGCCACAGCCCCTCGGGGCCAATGGACAGGGCAGAGGCGCTGCCGCTTTCATAGGATTCGCGCAATTCGTTGTAGCGTTTGGATGTGGTCGAGACGATGGGATTCATCAGCCCGACAACCAGTCCACCGATCACCAGCGCCACCATGACCGGAGCCATCAGAGTGGCCACGCCCGAGCGCCCCGCCGCCCTTGCGGCCACCAACTCGGATGATCGTGCCAGCCCAAGAAACAGCCCGACGGTCGCGAGGATCATAACCAGCGGGATGATTTCGTAGATGGCACCGGGCAGTTTCATCAGCGTGACCCGCATCACCTGTCCAAACGTCACGTCATCGTCAAAGCGGCGCATTTCCTCGATCAGGTCCAAAAGGCCCTGAAACAGCGCGAATACGCCGAAGACGCTGAGGAAGATCCACAAAAAGCGGCGGGCAAAATAGAAATGCAGGGTCACGCTGTGGCCTCCTGCTGATGCGCGCGCGCGCGTCTGGGCCGGAATGGCCGGGCCGCGATCCACAGCAATGCCGTGGCCAACGTCAGACCGACTATGCTGGGCAAATAGACCAGTGGCCATAGCCGGTAGTCGCCGCGCACCGGGTCGGTCACAGCACTTTCCAGCACTTTGACAAACACCAGCAGACCGATGGCAAAGACAATCTGGCG
Encoded proteins:
- the lptG gene encoding LPS export ABC transporter permease LptG, with the protein product MTLHFYFARRFLWIFLSVFGVFALFQGLLDLIEEMRRFDDDVTFGQVMRVTLMKLPGAIYEIIPLVMILATVGLFLGLARSSELVAARAAGRSGVATLMAPVMVALVIGGLVVGLMNPIVSTTSKRYNELRESYESGSASALSIGPEGLWLRQGGDLGQAVIHAARANDEATELFDVSIVTYAPDGGPATRILADSARLDDGFWELSAAKAWPLTPGLNPESGAKEHEFLRLPSNLTQDSIRDRFGKPSAVAIWDLPTFIEGLETAGFSARRYVVWLHMELSRPLFLMAMVLIGAAFTMRPTRLGRTGIAILSAVLLGFGLYYVRNFAQIMGENGQLAPLVAAWVPPVASVLLAMGLVLHMEDG